In the genome of Leucobacter luti, one region contains:
- a CDS encoding ABC transporter ATP-binding protein, translating to MTAAQSHSAQTPRSPQNSQSPQNAQNTQNDAQPRIRVAGLTKHFGDVVALDGVDLEVGENEFVSIVGASGCGKSTLLSLIAGLEDPTSGTLEAAGVPITGPGRDRGVVFQQATLMPWLTVQQNVEFALRGESGLSRGARADRAREFIGLVGLSGFEQSHPAQLSGGMQQRAALARSLSYGPKVLLMDEPFGALDALTRRTMQELLLSVWEQHRLTVLLVTHDIDEAVVTSDRVVVMSPRPGRVQRVVDVPIPRPRTLASERTPEFRDLSDEILALIHAGA from the coding sequence GTGACCGCCGCTCAGTCTCACAGTGCTCAGACCCCTCGGAGCCCTCAGAACTCTCAGAGCCCTCAAAACGCTCAGAACACTCAGAACGACGCCCAGCCCCGGATCAGGGTCGCCGGCCTGACGAAGCACTTCGGTGACGTGGTCGCACTCGACGGCGTCGATCTCGAAGTCGGGGAGAACGAGTTCGTCTCCATTGTCGGTGCGTCCGGGTGCGGTAAATCGACACTGCTGTCGCTCATCGCTGGATTGGAGGATCCTACTTCCGGCACGCTCGAGGCGGCTGGAGTGCCGATCACCGGACCGGGCCGGGACCGAGGTGTCGTCTTTCAGCAGGCCACTCTGATGCCGTGGCTCACCGTGCAACAGAACGTGGAATTCGCGCTGCGCGGCGAGAGTGGACTCTCGCGCGGAGCGCGCGCGGATCGGGCCCGCGAGTTTATCGGGCTGGTTGGCCTCAGCGGCTTCGAACAGTCGCACCCGGCTCAGCTCTCCGGCGGCATGCAGCAGCGAGCAGCGCTCGCGCGGTCGCTGAGCTATGGTCCGAAGGTGCTCCTCATGGACGAGCCGTTCGGCGCACTCGATGCACTCACCCGCCGCACGATGCAGGAGTTGCTGCTCAGCGTGTGGGAGCAGCACCGACTCACAGTGTTGCTCGTGACGCACGATATTGATGAGGCCGTGGTCACGAGTGATCGCGTCGTCGTGATGAGTCCGCGACCGGGCCGAGTGCAGCGTGTGGTCGACGTGCCGATCCCGCGTCCACGCACGCTCGCCTCAGAGCGCACTCCAGAGTTCCGCGATCTCAGCGATGAGATTCTTGCCCTGATTCACGCGGGAGCCTGA